The nucleotide window AGTTTCATTATGCTTCCATTTATATAACGATCAACCATcattaagaaaataagaaacaagGATGTCACGGTTACATGGTTGAATGGGGAGATTCTGGGCTAGTTAGGCTGCGCGGACCGATTGGGCCTAGATACTGGAAAATCTATTCCTGACTTAAACAAGATGGTTACGGTTTGTACATAATTCGGCTAAAAACACGACATAGCAGAATCGATTCGGTCAGAAACCAGAAACTAACCTTATTCTTTACCAGTTTTTTCTCTTatgtctttgtttattttttaccTCCCATTTTTTTAGTGGGACTATTActacaaataattttttttttaattttctctttttttaaaggaaagaaCAACAAATTATTTTTTCCGCTAACGAGCAACATTTCTCTTGGGCACGTAAATGAAATGTGGGAACCTCGCTCATTGGATGTAAAAATGAAATGAGATTCGATTTGTACACGTTTTGTGCAAAGCATTCTAAGCCTTGCTAAAGAACCCATGCGCACATGgattttgattgaaaattggACTATCGAACCTTTCCCGTGCTAAAGAAATTGTTGTGCACCCGATTGATTCAATTTTGTGTACTTCAAAGTAAGTGAATTGCACATTGTTTTTTGTCCTCTGTTGGTTTGAGTAATTCAGAAGATAATATAAAGATTTGTCCATTTCATGACAGATATACATGGGTCACGTGACTTTCCGTCATCCTGAGTTGAATTGAGGCTCGTTGATTTAGTTTATATTTGTATTTATCTCTTCCTGTAATCTTATCTATTAAGTTTAACTTATCAAATTCAGATACTGGAGTTTTCATCAGACAAGTAACATGTATTGTCGGAATAAATTTAACAGCATTAAAAGAAATTACCAATAAAATTCCAAATTTCATTTCTACTTTTTGAAAAATGTTTAGGCCACATAAGTCAAGTTCTGTCAAAGACAGATTCTTTCCTCGAAGATTATAGTGTACCAATGTTGAATATTGACCGACATTCCATGAACcaagattttctctcaattaagcatttgatttttggattttttcgATAAACCAGATTACaccaaaaacttaaaaaaaaaaaaaaaaaaaaactttaaatgTAATTATAACCAAGTCAGAGAACActtattaataatttaatagCCACaacataaaaggaaaaaaaaaattaatagacaaaaacaaaaaaaacagctCCGAAAATCCCGCTTATTTCGGCGGGAAAAGGAGGATCGCCACTAACCTTTAtgcaaaattagggttttgcgGGACTGGGCCCCACAGCAAGAAAATCCCACCCACCtagatattttattaatatattgtcTGCAATAGTTAGCTAAATCTCCAGAGCCGTCCGATTACGTTTGAGTTTAATCGGACGGTGACGAAGCATTAAGCTTCCCGCGGATAGTTttgatatatttattttttcaataatAATTAAGCGAGGAATTGGAGACAGCTCTTTGGGAATAATTGGGTTTCCCATAGTATACAACTTTAGTGACTCTCATCCTTTTTCACTTTGCTCACAACCCTTCTGGACTTTTCTGCAAATTCTTCTCCTTTTCTCTGTTATTGTATCAGCTACTGTAATTGTAATCCCAGGAAACCCAGTTCATTAGTGGATTAAACAATGGTAATTTGGATGTTGTTCAATCTTGGTAGTGTTTTTGATTGGATGAGGTTTCATTGGATTCTGTGCACTAGTCTTTGGTTTGTGGTTTAATGTAGAAATGATGAAATTTGTGATCTTTGATTGTGGGTcttgtgtgtttatttgaatGGTTATGGTTTTGAGTTGGGAGGCCAAGATATTGAAATTTGGAAGTGAATTGATGAATTGGTAAGAATAGGAATGTCTCAAGATTGTGTGCTAGGTGTTTTTGATATTGACTGTGTTGAGTTTCATTGGATTCTGTGCATGAATTTTACTGTGAAGTGATAAATTTGTGATCTTTGATTGTGGGTTTTTGTGTTTGAAGGCCTGACAATCAAAATTGAATCTTGAATGATGATGAAGTTTTGATGAATTTAGTAGTGCTGTAATGTTCTTTGGGTTGGTTGTGTACTTTTGTAGGTAGGCTGTGAACTTTCTgaaaagacaaagaaaacaGATTGGCTTAATACCCTTTTGCACAGCAAGTTCTTTGGTTCCTGTGGTGTTCATCAAGATCTTCGCAAAAACGAGAAGAATGTGTTTTGCATTGACTGTAGTCTCCGGCTCTGTAGGCACTGTATGAAAGCTCATTGTCTCCATACAAAGCTTCAAATCTGCAAATATGTATATCATGATGTACTTCGCCTTCAAGAAATTCAGAAGCATGTTGATTGTGCTAGAATTCAGGTTCTCTTTCCTACTCTCTATCTTCAATAATGCACCTCTTACCAAGTTTGTGATTAGCAGCATGCTAGATGAAAATGCGTCTGGTTTGTTGTAAGTTGTGTCTGTTTTGTTGTTTCCAATCAAAAACTATTGTTATTAATCTCATCTATCAATGTCAACTATTGTTACTAATCTCTTCTATCAATGTCATTGGCTTAATTAGACTATATGATTTTTTGATCTGGCTGTTTGATGAAGTTTGCTCACTCTTTTCTCTTATCATAGCATCAATCACGGATATGCTTGCATAATTTTGAGTTCTTAAATCAATTCAAGGTTTTGTGATTGTAAACCTTGTAATTTGAAATCTTACATTAGAGCCCTTCTATTTTCAGTAGTTGATGAAGTTTTTGGACTAGGGAAGCATAGTTTCATGATTCAATTAATAATACAAGTCAAAAGGAACAAAAAGTCACAACATTATGAATCATATGGTATAAATCCAGAAGCTCATCTTGAATGCACTTCAGTTTGTCAGCATCATAAATTCATCAACTCTGTTTCTCTTATGGTGTTGGTCATGTTCGTAGCTGCGATCCTAGTATAGTTGCTTGATCACATGGTTATGTTTATCACATGGACCATTTTCTAGCTTTGTTTCTTTCTTAGGTTTAGTTCCTCCTGATATTACATCCTACAACGGAATTGAGTGTTCTTATCTCAAATAATGACAACTAGCTGTTTACAGACATATAAAATCAATGGTGACAAAGCTGTGCATCTAAATCCTCGTCCAATGTCCAAGGATGCCAAACCATCAACAAAAGCAAAGTTTGGTTCTGCTTGTGATGTTTGTGGTAGATATCTACAAGACATGCCAAATCGCTTCTGCTCCATTGCTTGTAAGGTAATTAAAATAAATCCCAAATTTTAAACTCAATCCTTTACTTCTTGTTCATCAATCTCAGTGATCACTCAAGTGATTAAACTTTTTCAGGCCTCTGTAGAATCAGTGAAGCCTAAACACCAAAGTCACGAATTCATCGCCTTTGGAATTCCAGAATGTGGTGGCTATTCACCTCAAGGGAATAACAATTCGGAAACATATATGAGTGAAATGGAATCCTCTATCTCGTCTGAGGAGATGAATGCTTGGGTAAGTTCAGCACTGAAGCCAAGGAGGCATTTGCACAAGAGGAAAGGCATCCCGCACAGGTCTCCTTTATGTTGATCCCCAAATGAGATCCATGATATTGTCTTTGCCTGCCCTTTGAATTCTTGGTTTATATCCAACAATTAAAACCATAAAACCACAGCTACTGTATCATCTAAGTTCCCACATTTTCTCATATAAGTGTTTGAAGTTGTACAGCACAAGATATTACTCTCTTCTTTCTTGTGCAAATGCCTGAATGTTGATAGTGTATGATTCTTTTGATTTTCTCATGGTTAAAATATAACCTTTACAAATTTAGATTTGAATACTTAAAAATTGAAAGGTCCAGCTCCGGAGCACTATAAAACTTTCAGTTAATGCTTGATAATCTTTACATTGAGGTTCATATTCTTGATAGGAATGTATATCAGCATTTTATGTTTCTTTGTTGTTGGCCGCCGAAGATTGATAGGTTTAAATTATGGTGATGGCCCTCATGTTCCTCATGGCCCTCTTTACTTTAAATTATGGGAGCAATCTTTTGTTTATGTAATCCTATGGATGTAGCAGGCTGAAATATGTCATGCTGTGACAGAGTGATTGCTATATTGTATACATGATGCACATGGATGACCAACTTTTGCTCTTTTATATTTGTTTGGGATGGTCAGTACTCATAACCATAGGCTAATAGATTTGCGGCTTCTTGATGTGAAAAGTAGTTGATGCCCTCGAGGATTTGCTTTTGCATCAACATTTTATAGGTTAAAAATCTAGGATTTTGAGTTGGTTTACACAGGTCCCTTCAGGGAGGAGATGTCCTCTTTTTCAATGTAATGATCGTATCTGTTTACTCTTATTCTTGGTGTCCATGCAAGAATTATTCGGGTAAAAGATCTGTGAAAAAGTGTTTGAACATTGTACAGataattaaataattttttattttattatcctTTTAATATGATTGATTCATCGTAAGAAGATAAGTTGAACGTTAGATGGTAATATTTCTTTTGAATAATCTAAAAATACtgaatgagaaaaaaaaaaaaaaattgttggagtTGCTGAATTGAAAATCGAGTTGGCCACTTAAAAGCCCAAAATCAACAATCAAAACGCGATTAGCGAATTTACCGCTGAGGGaaaatgaaaacataaatcCAGAAAATCAAGATCAACGAGAACAAAGAAAATACTGCAATTGAAAGAAGTGCATTGCCTTTCAAAGAAAATATCACTGCCATTTATTCTCAAATCTCAATCCAAATGTCGGTGAGTTTTCTCATTAAAGGACATGTATATACTTCTTAAAATTCTTTGTGTTAGATCGATTGGTATTCAATAATAGACATAACTTTGATTGATTGATAATCTGTTTGATCATGATGTTGGAGCCGACGTACATCTTTGGCTTTGTTGTTTGGAAATTAATGTTACGTCCAATATAAATCAGGCTTTGATATATCTTCAATTATCGAAGACGTTGCATTGCATTTCTGTGTCcttttccttttgattttaGGAGTAAAGATCTAAAATGCATTTACTATTGTTAATCTGGAGGTTTTGCTTCAATTTCAAGTAATCAATCGAAAAGATTCGGTGCAGGCTCCAGTGGACAATGTAAATCAGGGGATCGGAGAAGCTCCCCAGTCAGCTGCCACACCCAACAGCACAATTGATGTTTCAGATGTGAGAAAATTACATCTTTTTTGTTTAGAGTGTTGATCATGGTCTTTGTTCTAACTTCTAAAATGAACAAGAACATTAAAGTATATGCATATATGTTCTCTGCTAGCCTTGGTTTAAGTATGCATATCACTCAACTCCATTTGTTTTTACAGGTGAAGACGATTAAAGTTGGCAACATTTCACGAATTGTTAACGACAGAGATATCAGAgaattcttttcattttctggaGAAATTAGATATGTTGAAATGCAAAGGTGAACATTGTTTGATCACGTGGCGGCACTGTAACTAGATTTCAGTCATTCTCACATttgtttggtaattttttttgttagagAAACCGAAAACACCCAACTTTCTTATGTCACCTTTAATGATGCACAAGGTGCAGATACAGCGATTCTTCTATCGGTATGTTTAACTTTGACAATGCTGATCAAGTTGTTCATTTTCTGCTTGGAATCTCACTGCAGTAAAACGTAATCAGGTCTACTGCAGTAGATTGTTGCCGAATTGTTAACTTTTACTACTAAGTGTCGTGTCTAATATCAATTCAGGGAGCCACCATAGGTAATCTGCCTGTCACTATTGCACCTGCTAAGGAATACCAGCTGCCACCGGAAGCTCTCATCCCATCAAGCTCGGTATATATTGAGCAATGCATACGATTACATTACATAAAGTACATACATACACAAATAGTTGTACTTATCTTTCGACCTTTCAATCTTGTGATGTTTCCACACATGAATCGATTTCTTGTTGTTTATGGTCTTGAGTTGAAAATAGATATTGTTTCTTACTAGATATTGTGTATTCCACTTTGTAGTTGAAAAAGCCAGCAGTAACTAGTTCTGCTCTAGAGAAGGCAGAAGATGTGGTCAGCACTATGGCTGCCAAGGGTTACATCTTGGGAAAGGATGCCCTTAGCAAGGCAAAAGCATTCGACGAGCAACATAACTTGACGTCCAAGGCATCAGCCACGGTTGGTACCATTGATCAGAGGATCGGTCTGATGGAGAAAATAAGCATGGGAAGAGCTGTTgtcaatgaaaaggtgaaacaGATGGATGAACGGTTCTTGGTCTCTGAAAAGACCAAATCTGTCTTTGCTGTTGCTGAGCAGACGGCAAGCAGTGCAGGATCTGCTATAATGAGCAACCCTTACGTAATTAGTGGAGCTTCGTGGGTTTCGAATGCACTGAGTGTATTTGCAAAGGCAGCTGAGGATGTGACCACGAAAACCAAGGAGAAGGTTGTTAGGGCCGAGGAGGAGAAACAGGAGACCATGATCAGGCAGAGGACAGCGATCATCAATGACTTTGCACAGAACCATCTTGATGAACCGTCTGGAAATGAGCTTCCGGTAGTTCAAACAAAATCTGCTGATGACACAGGGCCTGGACTTGTATAACTCAATTCAATTTTTTGGTCTTgttcttttgatttttgatttaaaTTTCTTCAAAGACGAATGAACTATGTTCAATTTGCTGTATCATATCATTTTCTGTGTGACATACAAGGGATTATATGCTATAAATTGCCTGTTATACAAACACAGCTGTTGTTAAAGCATAAATACAACCACGAGTCATACGTATGGTTTTAGTCGCAGTTAAATACCTTGGCATTGGATTTGAGCTTCTTGAAATTCTGCTGTCATATATCAGTATGAGGTTTTGGAATTTGAAGGCTAAGGCATCAATAGattcagaaaagaaagaaagaactagAAACTGTTACCTAGTGCAATCATGGACATGGCTTTATTTATTTGCAAGAAAGCTAGTGCAAATGCTAATGTGACTCCAAGAATGACTGGAGAGGTGTACTTGAGAGGATTGAAGAGATAGGCTACGAGAGATGAATGGtattgttgaaacttgaaataaGATTCATTTATGGTTGGACTAGTGGAAAATGAAGGAAGAGGGAGCATGGTGAAATGGTTGCTGACTGCGCTTTACTATCCATGATCAGCTCTTTAGTGAGGAAAGGACTGGTCCATCTCCAAAGAGGATGGACATGATGCTAACACTTCTAAATTCAAAGAGGAACACCTTGCAAAGAAGTTGGTCGAAAATAAAAAGGGCATTTTTCTGGTCGGGAAAATTAAAAGGACATGTTACTATTCACAACTGGTTACAGAAGTGTAAAGCTGACTTCTTTGCTCGCAAAAGACATACAAACTTTCAAAACTTTAGGTGGCATGTTTGATATTTCAATGCCCTTATGACATACtatttcagaaagaaaaaaaataacatagacATGCAAGGTATTAATGTTTCCATTGTTAAAGTTAGTATCATCGCTTCAATCCTTAGCAAAGCAGCCAGTATATGATAGAATGTGATACATGCTAAACAACCTAAGACATCTCCTCTAAACGATAAGGAAACTTGAGAAACTGAACAGCGAAAACGTTTTGTTTTCCTGAACCACCCGGTAATTTCTTTTGTAATGAGTAGTCATTGAGCGCTGATGAACTTTTCAACACAGAAGAGTTTCAATCAACTTACGGTCCTTAGCAGGCCATCAACATTTACAAACTCTGTCTACAACTTTTAAGAAAAGTGTAATTCTAGCAACACTGTCCTATTATTGACAAAAGGATCAGATATGTTTTACCTAGTGATCAGGCCTTAGAAGAGTTATCCGCGATCTACCTTCCCGATATGGCTTTGCTTGAGGGGAGAGTCAGCAATCAGAATAGTGATGTCGGTGTGCGTGTACATCTTAGCATGCTATCAAACGCCTCAAAAACCGCTCTAGGCTCTGTTAAATATAAAAGATCATCAGGCATCTatcaaccaaattaaaataCAATCGAGTTGCTGGCATGATAGTTGATTTGCAACCTAAAATCCTACTGACTTAATTGAGAAATGAAACTGTAATAAGAGACATTaaaatagtaattttttttttcatacctCTATGCATTCATGTAAATCATCACCGTCTGTTCTCACATGAGTCTGCACAACCACAAGTTCACATTAATGAGAATCTAGATATATTTTGCATGGTAGCATAACACTACATACAACATTACAGCATGATTTATGAAACTTAAAGAGAATCAAGTCCATgacaagagaagaaaagaaaaagatacagGCCATTCTTGAtgctttctttaattttatatCAGGCAGCTCAAGTTAGCTCCATTTGACCATTCCCACAGGCACTATGATTGTTCAATATAGTTAGAAGT belongs to Rosa chinensis cultivar Old Blush chromosome 4, RchiOBHm-V2, whole genome shotgun sequence and includes:
- the LOC112201093 gene encoding binding partner of ACD11 1 isoform X1 is translated as MSVLLQFQVINRKDSVQAPVDNVNQGIGEAPQSAATPNSTIDVSDVKTIKVGNISRIVNDRDIREFFSFSGEIRYVEMQRETENTQLSYVTFNDAQGADTAILLSGATIGNLPVTIAPAKEYQLPPEALIPSSSLKKPAVTSSALEKAEDVVSTMAAKGYILGKDALSKAKAFDEQHNLTSKASATVGTIDQRIGLMEKISMGRAVVNEKVKQMDERFLVSEKTKSVFAVAEQTASSAGSAIMSNPYVISGASWVSNALSVFAKAAEDVTTKTKEKVVRAEEEKQETMIRQRTAIINDFAQNHLDEPSGNELPVVQTKSADDTGPGLV
- the LOC112198825 gene encoding protein RGF1 INDUCIBLE TRANSCRIPTION FACTOR 1; the encoded protein is MVGCELSEKTKKTDWLNTLLHSKFFGSCGVHQDLRKNEKNVFCIDCSLRLCRHCMKAHCLHTKLQICKYVYHDVLRLQEIQKHVDCARIQTYKINGDKAVHLNPRPMSKDAKPSTKAKFGSACDVCGRYLQDMPNRFCSIACKASVESVKPKHQSHEFIAFGIPECGGYSPQGNNNSETYMSEMESSISSEEMNAWVSSALKPRRHLHKRKGIPHRSPLC
- the LOC112201093 gene encoding binding partner of ACD11 1 isoform X2 gives rise to the protein MSAPVDNVNQGIGEAPQSAATPNSTIDVSDVKTIKVGNISRIVNDRDIREFFSFSGEIRYVEMQRETENTQLSYVTFNDAQGADTAILLSGATIGNLPVTIAPAKEYQLPPEALIPSSSLKKPAVTSSALEKAEDVVSTMAAKGYILGKDALSKAKAFDEQHNLTSKASATVGTIDQRIGLMEKISMGRAVVNEKVKQMDERFLVSEKTKSVFAVAEQTASSAGSAIMSNPYVISGASWVSNALSVFAKAAEDVTTKTKEKVVRAEEEKQETMIRQRTAIINDFAQNHLDEPSGNELPVVQTKSADDTGPGLV